A DNA window from Legionella sp. MW5194 contains the following coding sequences:
- the traA gene encoding Ti-type conjugative transfer relaxase TraA, translating into MAIAFARVSIHTRSKGHSAVAASAYRTASKLFDERTGTHYDYSRRREVVFSEIMLPEGASDKFKQRELLWNEVERAETRKNSQLCKDVVVALPKELSTIEHIELARRFAQTHFVDNGLPCDIAIHDDKDGNPHAHILVTLRRLRGEHFAKHKARDLNPTFAKGIVVEGDYWNEQWRSFQTDYFQEKKIDLAVDLNHLISEKHEGRNRDEGNHYLREENQLIREAREELALHDLDNLLNQLSLSHSVFTRKDIEKLLFKSIQSDTTSTAYLNQVAQLLAHKDVISLGVNDSGVESFTTRHQYIAESRLLSHVEKMRLRQGHVYSYPTEAILKNYPLNDEQKEAFHYITQGKDISVLIGRPGVGKSYLLKPIKEYFEANRCRVLGASLSGKVAKALQAETGIQSSTIASLAYRLSHNQMKLRRNDVLIIDEAGMVDFSSLAYLIEAASKAKAKVILVGDPDQLKPINRGEIFRGIAAHTGYIELDQIRRQRDECDRKASMNLAKGEVNKAIDHYANKGAIHFAEVVSESQDAMVHSWAYSIHQLNDCQNNMMLAFSRAAVYSLNEQAREHLKNKGMVGHQDFDYSSEGGEKTIALAQGERILLRQNDKSIGIRNGDLATILAIDKESLTAQLDSGEQVIIPKTYRHIEYGYALTVHKAQGMTVDNVKVLIDSQYWDRNLNFVALTRHRDSVAVYANRHQHDDLGALTKTLSRSVTKDNVIDWPLDFALRAGFNPDSMVGKALNHIAGVGHKIKEKFNYLANYEEYLKQQHDKARALSKQERRLIAKQAADYMDEQSAYLKIRQQITKEAKQQNINISQHPQFQNLYAQSLARDEKAHRLWTNHHQQLADNPHLKEATVSIEKASLRYERYQTIVAVAQKSH; encoded by the coding sequence ATGGCTATCGCTTTCGCTCGCGTATCAATACACACTCGCTCGAAAGGACACAGCGCAGTAGCCGCCAGTGCTTACCGCACAGCAAGCAAGCTATTTGATGAAAGAACAGGAACTCACTATGATTATTCCAGACGTAGAGAAGTCGTTTTTTCTGAAATCATGCTGCCTGAAGGAGCATCGGACAAATTTAAGCAACGTGAATTGCTCTGGAATGAAGTCGAGCGTGCCGAGACACGTAAGAATTCGCAATTGTGTAAAGATGTCGTTGTTGCCCTGCCCAAAGAATTAAGTACGATTGAACACATTGAATTAGCCCGCCGCTTTGCGCAAACCCATTTTGTCGATAATGGCCTGCCTTGCGATATCGCGATTCATGATGACAAGGATGGCAATCCCCATGCCCATATTCTGGTGACCTTGCGCCGATTGCGAGGCGAGCATTTTGCCAAACACAAGGCACGCGATTTAAATCCTACTTTTGCCAAGGGCATTGTAGTTGAAGGTGACTACTGGAATGAGCAATGGCGTTCTTTTCAAACCGATTATTTCCAAGAAAAGAAAATAGACCTGGCTGTTGATTTAAACCACCTCATCAGCGAAAAGCACGAAGGGCGAAATCGTGATGAAGGCAATCACTACCTTCGCGAAGAAAACCAACTCATTCGTGAAGCACGGGAAGAATTAGCCCTGCATGATTTGGATAATCTCTTAAATCAACTGTCATTAAGCCACAGCGTGTTTACCCGCAAGGACATTGAAAAGCTGTTGTTTAAAAGCATTCAATCGGATACCACCAGCACTGCTTATTTAAATCAAGTCGCGCAATTACTTGCCCATAAGGACGTTATCAGTCTTGGCGTGAATGACAGCGGCGTTGAATCGTTCACCACCCGCCATCAATACATTGCCGAGAGTCGACTGTTAAGTCATGTTGAGAAAATGCGCTTAAGACAGGGGCATGTTTATTCCTACCCAACGGAGGCCATTCTTAAAAATTACCCGCTCAATGACGAACAAAAAGAAGCGTTTCATTACATCACCCAGGGTAAAGACATCAGCGTACTCATTGGCCGCCCCGGTGTCGGTAAAAGCTATTTATTAAAACCGATTAAGGAATACTTTGAAGCCAACCGTTGTCGGGTGTTAGGCGCGTCACTCTCAGGAAAAGTCGCCAAAGCCCTGCAAGCAGAAACCGGCATTCAGTCCTCGACCATTGCCTCCTTGGCTTATCGACTGAGCCATAACCAGATGAAATTAAGGCGTAATGACGTGCTGATTATTGACGAAGCCGGCATGGTGGATTTTTCAAGTCTTGCCTATTTAATTGAGGCCGCCAGCAAGGCGAAAGCCAAAGTCATTTTAGTCGGTGACCCCGACCAGTTAAAGCCAATTAACAGGGGGGAGATTTTCAGAGGCATCGCCGCGCATACCGGCTATATCGAATTAGACCAAATCAGACGTCAACGTGATGAATGCGACCGTAAGGCCAGTATGAATTTAGCCAAAGGGGAAGTGAACAAGGCCATTGACCATTATGCCAACAAAGGCGCGATTCATTTCGCCGAGGTTGTGTCGGAATCACAGGATGCCATGGTTCACTCGTGGGCATATAGCATTCATCAGCTGAACGATTGCCAAAACAACATGATGCTGGCTTTCTCACGAGCCGCTGTGTATTCCCTCAATGAGCAGGCAAGGGAGCATTTAAAAAACAAGGGCATGGTTGGTCATCAGGATTTTGACTATTCAAGCGAAGGTGGCGAGAAGACTATCGCGTTGGCACAGGGTGAGCGCATACTGCTACGCCAAAATGACAAAAGCATTGGCATTCGGAATGGTGACTTAGCCACCATTCTTGCCATTGATAAGGAGAGTTTGACCGCGCAATTAGACAGTGGCGAACAAGTGATAATTCCTAAAACTTACCGGCATATCGAATACGGCTATGCGCTTACTGTTCATAAAGCGCAGGGCATGACCGTGGATAATGTCAAGGTACTTATCGACAGTCAATACTGGGATAGAAACTTAAATTTTGTCGCCTTAACGCGGCATCGTGATTCGGTGGCGGTGTATGCCAACCGACATCAGCATGATGACTTAGGTGCACTCACCAAAACCCTGTCACGCTCAGTGACGAAAGACAACGTCATCGACTGGCCACTGGATTTCGCCCTGCGCGCCGGATTTAACCCCGACAGCATGGTGGGCAAGGCGCTTAATCATATCGCAGGCGTTGGTCATAAGATTAAAGAGAAATTTAATTACCTGGCTAATTACGAAGAATACCTAAAGCAACAGCACGACAAGGCAAGAGCACTGTCAAAGCAGGAAAGGCGCTTAATTGCCAAGCAAGCCGCCGATTACATGGATGAACAATCAGCCTATTTAAAAATCAGACAACAAATCACCAAGGAAGCCAAACAGCAAAACATCAATATCAGTCAGCATCCGCAATTTCAAAATCTGTATGCCCAATCCCTTGCAAGGGATGAAAAAGCCCATCGACTATGGACAAACCATCACCAGCAATTGGCAGATAACCCCCATTTGAAGGAAGCTACCGTCTCGATTGAGAAAGCCAGTCTGCGCTATGAGCGTTATCAAACCATTGTTGCCGTTGCTCAGAAAAGTCATTGA
- a CDS encoding NADAR family protein, which yields MTLSVKSFNGPIKRLTGPSDHPKLKGSNKTDSVSIVAFDRESDAWGIFSNYAETPIRMMTPYGERTFPTVEHYFQYQKDPNDKAYLNEILSGDAQNARNVGQKKKWNHYSDADRAMERAIDAKLKIPGVQNALLATGDACLIEDTGSRSDKNQDGNWGWKKGGQVAPHNGAGNKLGILLMEKRNLLNSSSNVEDPRDLSERARGIMTHNYAHTDLISLSKSLPDSTRAYSTYNHQNNNLPHSNQELSKVIYRMGKMNKEYSGIPLVERGAMNGALKIAFDSPEDANEFQTILAKEGFKTTYFGGNDKYPIDCGNGKNLEHIVRFENDGLAEEIPAAALEFLKRKFSDDDEKIADIVQQLGFESAELRSEMQKKP from the coding sequence ATGACCTTGTCAGTAAAGTCATTTAATGGGCCAATTAAACGTTTAACTGGTCCTTCGGATCATCCAAAGCTGAAAGGTAGCAATAAGACAGATAGTGTAAGTATTGTCGCATTTGATAGAGAAAGTGACGCATGGGGTATTTTTTCTAATTACGCTGAAACGCCTATCCGTATGATGACGCCATATGGTGAAAGAACATTTCCTACTGTCGAACACTATTTTCAATATCAGAAAGATCCGAATGATAAGGCATACTTGAATGAAATCCTAAGTGGAGATGCTCAGAATGCACGAAATGTAGGCCAAAAAAAGAAGTGGAATCATTACTCGGACGCCGACAGAGCAATGGAGAGAGCAATTGACGCAAAGCTAAAAATCCCCGGGGTACAGAACGCCCTCCTTGCTACAGGTGATGCCTGCTTGATTGAGGATACAGGAAGCCGAAGTGATAAAAATCAAGATGGAAATTGGGGTTGGAAAAAAGGAGGGCAAGTTGCTCCACATAACGGTGCTGGAAATAAACTCGGTATCCTGTTGATGGAAAAGCGTAACCTTTTAAATTCTTCAAGTAACGTTGAAGATCCCAGAGATTTATCTGAACGTGCTAGAGGCATTATGACGCATAATTACGCTCACACAGACCTTATCAGCCTCAGCAAAAGTCTGCCTGATAGCACTCGAGCCTATTCGACCTACAATCATCAAAATAATAACTTACCTCACTCAAATCAGGAACTAAGTAAGGTAATTTATCGAATGGGAAAAATGAATAAAGAATACTCTGGCATTCCTTTAGTAGAACGGGGCGCAATGAATGGAGCACTTAAAATAGCTTTCGACAGTCCTGAGGATGCCAATGAGTTCCAAACTATACTTGCCAAAGAGGGATTTAAAACAACTTATTTTGGGGGAAATGATAAATACCCGATAGATTGTGGAAACGGAAAAAACCTTGAGCATATTGTCCGATTTGAAAATGATGGTCTAGCGGAAGAAATTCCTGCTGCAGCTTTAGAATTTCTTAAAAGAAAATTTAGTGACGACGATGAAAAAATTGCTGACATCGTGCAGCAATTAGGTTTTGAGAGTGCCGAATTACGAAGTGAAATGCAGAAAAAACCTTAA
- a CDS encoding SidE phosphodiesterase domain-containing protein: MSYSKVLGHLKKGPRLKSDATKDLEAIVKLFLNPTQKAQCRFNVLGELEVVFNDQIFNLTQILMHQPDFEHFSFSDEVSEHYEMFIETASHKPSLEGGVFIPRQEDYEKADKNKRYTQLTYGEKLAITLYTSNFYEEINSFLRTQGRDISFKELSSDRLTEIVKEIVLASCLAAHGLTRLELPNDSDDSSLQEVYRAESSHRIPESVWKQRHKAIETHIPVRQDGFISSSEDMNAMKLSGTDTTLKISQPHHGIGKRVQDLSYKGDEQEVLLVPGTQLAFGSFSQDKGRKVFEAFVVRSLDGIDPSSYSTVNAEIRTQLISLREQVDYLRGQVPPPQKTPFSLWKSLSNSIKKTEIVALQDQIKQLDKLILWFEDNKHKTSEKIAKLEALNKKMGKLVEKVRDSNLLHEPLKDASTKISHLIMQLKIGNSSGLIREAGYVYTHHLSKAYKETELESTDAVLARDNQVIHRPNHGLAHSLRVATYIPLVVEYFQQFAKPKLSQLCQNLNSEELKKLQLCMLFSVSGRESDLAFKSNPEKYREYRQRCAEQFTLYARGKMSKDDVNKYAELILNMGNPDYLKSKNITPKKQALFHIMNLAHKLDLMRCYHLAQYNIAIANGHDSLIVQSDIQQRHFNALLKTVTQRIHATGDRVYCQVKDNQLMSSTEDYNFPVFARASTDARECLQLIAEADTPNLTSASSHSVESTILPSTADNQADNLQKTFIFLDSIENYTLALLKFLTAVKSTGIAEIDEVKKDGRYLLQKLIPKEEHYILLAETAYMDTKPISITLTNEDLYLLLLRMPQEMLEDGYSAEELVPLLNKSLGQLGISALDKVDSSYQITAVVQDEPSGPVRIKLVSSQMGLDPIEVSLSRSELFDCLKSLSQEEIFTLKFSN, encoded by the coding sequence ATGTCTTACAGTAAAGTGCTTGGGCATCTCAAAAAAGGACCCAGACTAAAGAGTGACGCCACAAAAGATTTAGAAGCAATTGTAAAATTATTTCTAAATCCGACCCAGAAAGCTCAATGCCGCTTTAATGTGTTGGGTGAGTTGGAGGTAGTATTTAATGATCAGATCTTCAATCTAACTCAAATTTTAATGCATCAGCCTGATTTCGAGCATTTTTCCTTTTCAGACGAGGTTTCCGAGCATTATGAAATGTTTATTGAAACCGCTAGCCATAAACCCTCTCTAGAGGGGGGGGTATTTATTCCCCGACAAGAAGATTATGAAAAAGCTGATAAAAACAAACGTTATACACAGTTGACGTATGGCGAAAAACTGGCAATAACGCTGTATACCTCAAATTTCTATGAAGAAATTAATTCATTTTTACGAACTCAGGGGCGTGATATAAGCTTTAAAGAACTGTCATCGGATAGATTAACTGAGATAGTGAAGGAAATTGTTCTGGCCAGTTGCCTTGCCGCTCATGGTTTAACCCGATTAGAACTACCTAATGATTCCGATGACAGCAGCCTCCAGGAAGTCTATCGCGCTGAGAGTAGTCATCGAATTCCTGAAAGCGTATGGAAACAACGCCATAAAGCAATCGAAACTCATATCCCCGTACGCCAGGATGGATTTATCAGTTCTTCTGAAGACATGAATGCCATGAAATTATCAGGCACCGACACAACGCTGAAGATTTCTCAACCTCACCATGGAATTGGTAAGCGCGTACAGGATTTGTCTTATAAAGGCGATGAGCAGGAGGTTCTTCTTGTTCCAGGCACACAATTAGCATTCGGTTCCTTCAGCCAAGACAAGGGCAGAAAGGTATTTGAAGCTTTTGTCGTGAGAAGCCTTGATGGTATTGATCCTTCTTCTTACTCGACTGTCAATGCTGAGATCAGGACACAGCTTATTTCCCTTCGTGAACAAGTCGATTATTTAAGAGGGCAGGTTCCCCCTCCACAGAAAACGCCATTCTCATTATGGAAATCGCTTAGTAATTCTATTAAAAAAACGGAGATTGTGGCGCTTCAGGACCAGATAAAACAATTGGATAAGCTCATTCTTTGGTTTGAAGACAACAAGCATAAAACCAGTGAGAAAATAGCAAAGCTTGAGGCTCTTAACAAGAAAATGGGAAAGCTTGTTGAAAAAGTAAGGGACTCCAATTTGTTACATGAGCCGTTGAAGGATGCCTCAACTAAAATCAGTCATCTTATTATGCAACTTAAGATAGGTAATTCATCTGGGTTAATCAGGGAAGCGGGGTATGTCTATACCCATCACTTAAGTAAGGCTTATAAAGAAACTGAGCTGGAAAGCACTGATGCTGTATTGGCGCGTGATAATCAGGTAATCCATCGCCCTAATCATGGCTTGGCTCACTCTCTCAGAGTAGCCACTTATATCCCACTTGTGGTCGAGTATTTCCAGCAATTTGCGAAACCAAAATTAAGCCAGCTCTGCCAGAATCTCAATAGTGAAGAACTGAAGAAACTGCAACTTTGCATGCTTTTTAGTGTTTCTGGACGCGAATCGGATCTTGCTTTTAAAAGCAACCCGGAAAAATACCGAGAGTATCGCCAGCGATGTGCTGAACAGTTCACTCTGTATGCACGCGGCAAAATGTCAAAGGACGATGTCAATAAATACGCAGAACTGATCCTCAACATGGGTAATCCAGATTACTTAAAATCAAAAAACATTACCCCTAAAAAGCAAGCTCTTTTCCACATCATGAATCTGGCGCACAAATTGGATCTGATGCGGTGCTACCATTTGGCACAATATAATATTGCCATAGCCAATGGTCATGACTCACTTATTGTTCAATCTGACATCCAACAACGCCACTTTAATGCGTTATTAAAAACGGTTACTCAACGTATCCACGCCACCGGAGATAGAGTTTATTGTCAAGTGAAGGATAATCAACTAATGTCCTCGACCGAGGATTATAATTTCCCGGTTTTTGCCAGGGCCAGTACGGATGCGAGGGAGTGTTTACAACTCATTGCAGAGGCTGACACTCCTAATCTCACTAGTGCCTCCTCCCACTCAGTCGAATCAACGATACTGCCATCGACTGCTGATAATCAGGCTGATAATTTACAAAAAACCTTTATTTTTCTTGATAGCATTGAAAATTATACTCTAGCTCTGCTTAAATTTTTAACTGCTGTAAAATCAACAGGGATTGCTGAAATTGATGAAGTGAAGAAGGATGGCCGTTATTTATTGCAAAAATTAATTCCGAAAGAAGAGCACTATATACTACTGGCAGAAACAGCTTATATGGATACTAAACCTATTTCCATTACTTTAACTAATGAGGATTTATATTTGTTACTTTTGAGAATGCCACAGGAAATGTTGGAGGACGGCTACTCAGCAGAAGAGCTCGTACCACTTTTAAATAAATCATTAGGTCAATTGGGCATATCAGCGCTGGATAAAGTCGACTCTTCTTATCAAATAACTGCCGTTGTGCAGGATGAACCAAGCGGGCCAGTGCGGATCAAACTTGTAAGTTCACAGATGGGATTAGATCCTATAGAAGTTTCGCTATCTCGATCGGAGCTCTTCGATTGTTTAAAATCACTTAGTCAAGAGGAGATATTTACTCTGAAATTCTCTAATTGA